From the genome of Bacillota bacterium:
GTGAGGATGCGCCCGTCGCGGAAGATCTGGAAGAGCACCTCGTCTCCCGGCCTGTAGCGATCCAGGGCGTTGAAGACGTCGTCGACCGACGTGATCTCCTGCTCACCCATTCGGCGGATCACGTCGTAGACCCGCAGCCCCGCCTTATCGGCCGGAGAGCCGCGCTGCACCGTGCTGATCAGGGCGCCGTTGGTGTCCGGGAGGCCGAGGTAGCGCGCCAGCCGGGAGTCGATCTCCTCGAGGGTGACGCCGATGTACGGCCTGGCGCTGGGCTTGCCGGCCTGGCTGATCAGGTCCTCCAGCACCCGCTTCGCCTCGTTGACGGGGATGGCGAAGCCGATGTTCTGCCCCTCGGTGTTGACGGCGGTGTTGATGCCGATGACCTCGCCTCGGATGTTCACCAGCGGCCCGCCGGAGTTGCCGGGGTTGATGGCCGCGTCCGTCTGCAGCAGGTTCTGGTACGAGCGGTAGCGGCCCACATCCCGGTCGTAGACCCTGATGGAGCGCCCCTTGGCGCTGACGACGCCCACGGTGACCGTGTGCTCGAGCTTCTCCCCGTACGGGTTGCCGATGGCGATGACCCACTCGCCCGGCCGGGTCCTGTCCGAATCTCCCAGCTTCGCCACCGGAAGCTTGTCGAGCCCCCGCGGCTTCGGGATCTTCAGGATGGCCAGGTCGAGGGCGTAGTTGGAGCCGACCATTTGCGCGGGCACCTCGGCGCTGAAGTCCGGCAGGGACAGTTTGACCGTGATCTTCTGGTTGTCACCGACGTTGCCCACCACGTGCTGGTTGGTCAGGATGTAGCCGTCCTCCGAGATGATGAACCCCGTACCGGCGCTGGTTTGCTCGGGGCTTGGCATGGGCCCGAAGAAGAACTCGAAGAACGGATCCCGCGCCGTCTCCGTGGGCCGGGGGAACTTGACACTCACGAAGACCACGGCGGGGCTCACCTGCTCGGCGATGTCGGCCAAAACGTACGCCCCGCCCAGGCCCGGTGCTTCGACCAGCGCAACGCTGCCGGTCTGGGCTTCGGCGACGGGAGTCTGGGCCCGCTTCTGTGTCGACCAATCGATGTCCAGGACGGCGGTCGTCAAAGCGGCCCCGACGAGAAAGCTGACCGTGGCCAAAGCGACAAGCCATCCGAGGCGCCCTGGCCGCCTGGGACGCTTTTCAGACTCCATAGGATGAATGGCCCCCTCTCTCGTAAGGCGTCACCTTCTTACCCCACAGGCCGCATTATATCGCCTTGCCCATACTGGCCGGCCCGGAGGGTGATGGCACCGGCACCACCCGGGTGGGGTACCCTTAAAACTATCGAGCCTCCCCTCCGGGACCTGACCAACCCTCCCCGTATACTTCAACCTCGGCGATCCACATCAAATCCGGCCGGCCCAGGGGGCCGCCGCCTGCCGGCTGCACCAGCCTCAGCGCCCGAGCAGTGACGGGTACAAAGGTGACGGAGGTGCGGCTGATGCGGTGGGTCGGCTGGCTCGTATACTCCCACAGGGTCTCCCAGCCGCCTCCATCGGCCTTTTCCACCTCGATTCTCAGCCGGCTCGAGCTGAAGAAGCGGCCCCGGTCAAGCGCCCAGTAGACGTCCACCTGGGAGATGGACTGCGGCTGGGCCCAGCGCAGCTCCACGAAATGGTCGCCGGGCCGCTCGGCCGAAGCCCACGCGACCTGCGCCCAGCGCCCCAGCTCGAGGACGTCGTTGAGCTGCCCGTCGTTGAGCGGGGCGGCCGAGTAGCCCCGGAACGTGGAATCCAC
Proteins encoded in this window:
- a CDS encoding trypsin-like peptidase domain-containing protein, with the protein product MESEKRPRRPGRLGWLVALATVSFLVGAALTTAVLDIDWSTQKRAQTPVAEAQTGSVALVEAPGLGGAYVLADIAEQVSPAVVFVSVKFPRPTETARDPFFEFFFGPMPSPEQTSAGTGFIISEDGYILTNQHVVGNVGDNQKITVKLSLPDFSAEVPAQMVGSNYALDLAILKIPKPRGLDKLPVAKLGDSDRTRPGEWVIAIGNPYGEKLEHTVTVGVVSAKGRSIRVYDRDVGRYRSYQNLLQTDAAINPGNSGGPLVNIRGEVIGINTAVNTEGQNIGFAIPVNEAKRVLEDLISQAGKPSARPYIGVTLEEIDSRLARYLGLPDTNGALISTVQRGSPADKAGLRVYDVIRRMGEQEITSVDDVFNALDRYRPGDEVLFQIFRDGRILTVPVKMGERPPESR